ACGCCTTCAACTCCGCCATCGTTGCCGAGCGTTCGCCCGGCGGGCGTACCAACCCGATGGTGAACTCCGGCGCCATCGCTGCCACCAGCCTGGTACCGGGCGACGATGTGGAAGGGAAATGGCGTTTCATCCGGGATGGGCTTTCGCGGTTTGCCGGCCGCGATCTCGCCGTGAATGACGAGGTCTATCAATCGGCCTCGGAAACCAACTTCCGCAACCGCAGCCTGGCCTGGATGCTGCAAGGCCTTGGCGGTATCTACAGCGACCCCATGGAAGCGGTAGACCTTTACACGCGGCAATGCTCGCTCGATGTCAGCGCCCGTGACCTTGCCGTGATGGGCGCGACCCTGGCGGATGGTGGCTTCAATCCATTGACACGTGAGCAGGTGGTGAAGCCGGATGTTTGCCACTACGCGCTGGCGGCGATGCTGACTGCCGGTATGTACGAGACGTCGGGCGACTGGCTCTACGAAATCGGTCTGCCCGGCAAAAGCGGCATCGGCGGCGGCATCGTCACCGTATCGCCCGGCAAGGGCGGGCTGGGCACCTTCGCCCCGCTGCTCGATGCGGCCGGCAACAGCGTGAAGGGGCAACTGGTTGCCCAATTCCTTTCGCAGAGACTTGGACTCGATTTGCTGGTTTCCGTGCCGAAGAAATAAGGCCCACGCGCCCTGGGGGGAAGCGATGACGCAAGCGATGGATGACGGCTCAGCCTTGACCGAAACGCAGGCATCCTGGATCCCGATGGTCGCCATCGCCCTAGGGCAGGTGATCATGTCCTATAATGTCGCTTCCCTTCCTGTCGCGATGGGGGGCATGGTGACAAGTTTTGGCGTTCCGCCGACAACCATCGCCACCGGCATCGTCGCGTACTCGATGATCGTCGCCGGCTTCGTCATGCTGGGCGCAAAGCTTGTGCAGCGGCTAGGTGCGGTTCAAGTCTTTCGGGTGGCGGTCATCGTCTTCGGCTGTGCGCAGGTCCTGATGACATTTGGCCCCAGTGCCGTCACGATGATCATCGCCCAGGCGAGCAGCGGTGCGGCGGCGGCGGTGATCGTGCCCTCGCTCGTCGCGCTGATCGCCGAAAATTATCACGGCCGCCAACAGGCGACGGCTGTTGGCGCCCTTGGCTCGGCCCGCGCGGGCGCCGGTGTCGCCGCCTTCCTGATCGGCGGTATCCTCGGCACCTATATCGGGTGGCGACCGGCCTTCGGACTGCTCATCGTCGCCTCGGCTGTCGTTGTGATCCTGAGCTTTCGCCTGAAGGCGGACAAAGGTCGCCCGGACGTCACCATAGATTGGATCGGCGTCGTGCTTGCGGCTGTGGCCATTATCTTCATCAGCTTCGGCTTCAATAATCTGAACGGCTGGGGTTTCGGCATTGCCACCCCCTCCGCGCCCTTCGATATAGCCGGCCTGTCACCCGCCCCCTTCATGATCGTGACCGGTATTCTGCTGGGCCAATTGTTCTTCGTGTGGAGCCGCCGACGCGAGGCCGGAGGCCGAACGGCGCTGCTGCCGCTGCAGGTGCTGGATTCGCCGCAGGAGAGAGCCGCAGTCTATGCGATGTTTGCTGTCGTTGCGCTGGAAGCCGCGCTGAATTTCTCCGTGCCGCTTTACATCCAGATCGTGCAGGGGCGTTCGCCACTGGCCACGGCCGTCGCGATGCTGCCCTTCAACCTCACCGTGTTTTTCGCGGCGATGCTGATTGTGCGCTTCTATGGTCGTTTCACGCCACGCCAGATCGGCCGGGCGGGCTTCATCCTCTGCTCCGCCGCCCTGATCTGGCTTGCCTTCGTTGTCCGCAACGACTGGAGCGAGATCCCCGTATTGCTGGGCCTCGTGGTCTTCGGTATCGGACAGGGCTCGCTCGTCACGCTCGTATTCAATGTGCTGGTTACAGCCTCGCCCAAGGAACTGGCCGGCGATGTCGGCTCGCTGCGCGGCACGACCAACAACCTGGCCGCGGCTGTCGGCACGGCATTGGCGGGCGCAATGATGGTGGGGCTCCTCAGCTCGGCCGTCTTCGTTCGACTTGCGGAAAACCCTGTCCTGACGCCCGATATTCAGGCACAGGTCAACCTGGATAGCATCACGTTCGTCAGCAACGAACGTTTGGAATCCATCATCGCGAATACGAGTGCTTCACCCGAGCAAAAAATTGAGGCGATCCGCGTCAACACTGAGGCGCGCCTGCAGGCACTGCGTGTCGGTCTGTTGATCATGGCCGGCCTCGCCATCCTCTCCATTCTCCCGGCGAGCCGGCTGCCGAACTATCGACCCGGAGAAATTCCGCCGCCATGATCGTTCGACACCCCGGTGTCGGTCTCATACCGAAGGCGCGCGACGCCGCGTCCAAAGAAGGATTTTCGCCATGAGTTCGTCTCGTTTCGGGGGTCGTTATGCTCATTTCGCACATAAAGCCGGCTGCCTGTGCAATCTTCCCGACATGCAGCGGGTTTCACTCCGGCTCGACTCCTTTTCCAGACGGGGGTTCATGACCGGGCTGGGAGCGATGGTAGTAAGCGGGTCGCTCACCGGCCGCGGCATGGCGCAAGTATCCCCCGGCGACCGCATCTTTCTGCGCAACCTTCGCCTATTTGACGGGACGGGAGATTCGCTCCGCACCGACGTCCAAGTCGTCGTCGAGGGCAATCGCGTCATAGACCTAGACCAGGGGAACAACCCCCCACCCGAAGGCGCGAAAATTATCGACTGCGACGACGGCGTTCTGATGCCGGGGCTGATCGACGCGCATTGGCACACGCTCTATGCGGCGGTGCCGTTGCAGGTATTGATGACGGGCGATCCGGGAATCGTCTTTGCCGCCTCGACCGCCGAGGCCGAACGGACGCTGATGCGCGGCTTTACCACCGTCCGTGACATGGGCGGGCCTGTCTTCACCTTCAAGCAAGCCATCGATAGCGGTATCATTCCCGGTCCGCGCATCTTTCCGTCAGGCGCCATGATCACCACAACCGGCGGCCATGGTGACTTGCGTATGCCCTTCGAAATACCACGAGACGGCGAAAGCCTGTCTTTGAGTGAGTTGATGGGCAGTGCCGCCATTGTCGACGATGCGGGCGAATTGCAGCGCCGGGTCCGGGAGCAGCTTCTGCAGGGTGCATCTCAAATCAAGCTGGTGGGCGGTGGAGGCGTATCCTCTCCTCGGAGCCCTCTCGACATAACTACATTCAGCGAAGCCGAGTTGCGCGTCGCTGTCGAGGTCGCTCGGGATTGGAATACATACGTTGCCGTTCATGCCTACGCGCCCCGCACGGTGCGCCGAGCCTTGGCGGCGGGTGCTGCCTGCATCGAGCACGCTCACTTGATGGATGAGGAAACGGCCCGGGACATTGCTGAGCGTCAGGTCTGGCTGAGCATGCAGCCGTTTCTTACGATGGATGATGCGGGCACACAGACGGGGCCCGGTGCCGAACGCGTGCAGCAGCTTTTTGCCGGAACGCCGCGGGTCTACGAGTACGTTCGCAAGTATGGAATTCGCACTGCCTGGGGCTCTGATGTGCTCTTCTCTCCCGAGCTGGCCCCTCGTCAAAGCGCGATGCTGACTCATCTCGGTCGCTGGTATTCCAATGCCGAAGTTCTCCGGAACGCGACGTCGGTAAACGCCGAGTTGCTGGCCACCTCCGGCCTTCGCTCACCGTACGAGGGGAAACTCGGAGTGATCGAGAAAGGGGCGCTTGCTGACATGATCCTCGTGGACGGCAACCCTTTGGATGATCTGACGCTGCTCGAGAGACCGGCCGAACGGTTCAGCCTGATCATGAAGGATGGCCTGCTGGTCAAAAATACTCTGTCGGAATAACGCTTTTCCATATGGTGCTGAACAGACGTCGTTGACGGCATTTCAGGCCTTCGTCACAGCCGGCACGAGCCCATGTTCCTCGAGCTGGTTGCGGTGCTCGTTGCCCCAGACGCAGAGCGGCATCAGCGCCTCGACCAGCGTCTCCCCGAAGGGCGTCACAGCGTAGTCGACTTTTGGCGGCACTTCCCGGTAGTCATGACGTATGATGACGCCGGCCGCGACGAGCTCTCGCAACTGCTGGATCAGCACCTTTTCGCTTATGCCTGTCACCAGCCGGCGAAGATCGCCGAAGCGCCGTGGCCCAGGGCGCAGGTGGTACAGAATGATCGGCTTCCACTTGCCGCCCATCACGGCAAGCGCGACATCGAGGCCGCAGTCGGTTTCGTCCCTGCCCACATCCAAATCCCATCACTAACCTTCTGGTTAGTACTAGTCTTCACGCCAGCGCCTGTCCATGTTGCCTCCGACGCTGAAAGGAGACGTCGATGGATCGTTTGGAAGACAAGGTGGCAGTCATAACGGGCGCCAATAGCGGTATCGGGCTGGCGAGCGCCAAACGCTTCGCAAGCGAAGGCGCGCGCGTCTTCATGACGGGCCGAAGGCAGCGCGAGCTTGACGCCGCGGTGGCCGAGGTCGGACACGGGGCGATCGGCGTGCAGGGTGACATAGCAAACCTTCAGGACCTCGACAGGCTCTACGACGTCGTGGCTCGGGAGACGCTGGCCGGATCGATATCCTGTTTGCAAATGCCGGCGGCGGCGAATTCGCGGCCCTTGGCGACATCACCGAGGAGCATGTCGAACGCACGTTCGCAACCAACGTCAAGGGTACGCTGTTCACCGTGCAGAAGGCGCTGCCGCTCCTCGTGGACGGCGCCTCGGTCATCCTGACAGGCTCCACGACCGCCAGTTCGGGGGCGGAGGCGTTCAGTGTATACAGCGCCAGCAAGGCAGCGATCCGCAGCTTCGCCCGCAACTGGTGCCTGGACCTCGCCCCACGTCGCATTCGGGTCAATGTGCTGGTGCCCGGCGCCACCTCGACGCCGGGTTTCCATGGCCTGTCGCCGAGCGAGGAGGCGGGGCGGTCGTTTGTCTCGTCCATGGAGGCCAGGATTCCGCTCGGACGACTTGGGTCGCCGGATGAAACGGCCGCCGCAGCCCTGTTTCTAGCCTCTGCGGAGTCGAGCTTCGTCAACGGCAGCGAGCTGTTCGCCGACGGGGGACAGGCACAAATCTGAGTGCCGGACGCGTACATGCCGGCAAGCGCCACGGACCCGGCCGCCGGACCGGTCCGGTTTCACGAAGGACGCCACGATGCGTGACAACGAAACGATCATCCGCAAGCTCTACGACCTGGCGGAAGGCGAAGGATCGGACATGGAGCGGTTCGTCGCCGCCTTCTCCGCCGACGGATACCTGA
This genomic window from Aureimonas sp. OT7 contains:
- a CDS encoding amidohydrolase family protein yields the protein MSSSRFGGRYAHFAHKAGCLCNLPDMQRVSLRLDSFSRRGFMTGLGAMVVSGSLTGRGMAQVSPGDRIFLRNLRLFDGTGDSLRTDVQVVVEGNRVIDLDQGNNPPPEGAKIIDCDDGVLMPGLIDAHWHTLYAAVPLQVLMTGDPGIVFAASTAEAERTLMRGFTTVRDMGGPVFTFKQAIDSGIIPGPRIFPSGAMITTTGGHGDLRMPFEIPRDGESLSLSELMGSAAIVDDAGELQRRVREQLLQGASQIKLVGGGGVSSPRSPLDITTFSEAELRVAVEVARDWNTYVAVHAYAPRTVRRALAAGAACIEHAHLMDEETARDIAERQVWLSMQPFLTMDDAGTQTGPGAERVQQLFAGTPRVYEYVRKYGIRTAWGSDVLFSPELAPRQSAMLTHLGRWYSNAEVLRNATSVNAELLATSGLRSPYEGKLGVIEKGALADMILVDGNPLDDLTLLERPAERFSLIMKDGLLVKNTLSE
- the glsA gene encoding glutaminase A, whose product is MDLLDPLVDPAESFVSTGDLPPPGRVASLVDEAHRRFDPVALGQVSNVYPALARVPSDLFGICVVGTDGRVHAVGDAEHEFTIMSVSKPFLFALICDRIGPTGARERLGMNATGYAFNSAIVAERSPGGRTNPMVNSGAIAATSLVPGDDVEGKWRFIRDGLSRFAGRDLAVNDEVYQSASETNFRNRSLAWMLQGLGGIYSDPMEAVDLYTRQCSLDVSARDLAVMGATLADGGFNPLTREQVVKPDVCHYALAAMLTAGMYETSGDWLYEIGLPGKSGIGGGIVTVSPGKGGLGTFAPLLDAAGNSVKGQLVAQFLSQRLGLDLLVSVPKK
- a CDS encoding MFS transporter; this translates as MTETQASWIPMVAIALGQVIMSYNVASLPVAMGGMVTSFGVPPTTIATGIVAYSMIVAGFVMLGAKLVQRLGAVQVFRVAVIVFGCAQVLMTFGPSAVTMIIAQASSGAAAAVIVPSLVALIAENYHGRQQATAVGALGSARAGAGVAAFLIGGILGTYIGWRPAFGLLIVASAVVVILSFRLKADKGRPDVTIDWIGVVLAAVAIIFISFGFNNLNGWGFGIATPSAPFDIAGLSPAPFMIVTGILLGQLFFVWSRRREAGGRTALLPLQVLDSPQERAAVYAMFAVVALEAALNFSVPLYIQIVQGRSPLATAVAMLPFNLTVFFAAMLIVRFYGRFTPRQIGRAGFILCSAALIWLAFVVRNDWSEIPVLLGLVVFGIGQGSLVTLVFNVLVTASPKELAGDVGSLRGTTNNLAAAVGTALAGAMMVGLLSSAVFVRLAENPVLTPDIQAQVNLDSITFVSNERLESIIANTSASPEQKIEAIRVNTEARLQALRVGLLIMAGLAILSILPASRLPNYRPGEIPPP
- a CDS encoding helix-turn-helix domain-containing protein; this translates as MGRDETDCGLDVALAVMGGKWKPIILYHLRPGPRRFGDLRRLVTGISEKVLIQQLRELVAAGVIIRHDYREVPPKVDYAVTPFGETLVEALMPLCVWGNEHRNQLEEHGLVPAVTKA